Within Corynebacterium jeddahense, the genomic segment CGAGCTCGATGGCCTCCGCCTCGAGGGCGAGCACGGTGCGGTCGACGCCGAGGCCGAAGCCGATGCCGGACAGGTCCGGCCCGCCGATCTGGGACATGAGACCGTCGTAGCGCCCGCCGCCGCCGATGCCGGACTGCGCGCCGAGCCCGTCGTGGACGAACTCGAACGTCGTCTTTGTGTAGTAGTCCAGGCCGCGGACCATGCGGGGGTTGATCACGTACGGCACGCCGAATGCGTCGAGGGCGCCGGTGACGGTCTCGAAGTGGGTGCGGCACTCGTCACAGAGGTGGTCGAGCATGAGCGGCGCGTCCGCGGTCATCTCGCGGACGGACTCACGCTTGTCATCGAGCACGCGCAGCGGGTTGATCTCCGCGCGGTGGCGGGTCTCCTCGTCGAGCGGCAGGTCGAAGAGGAACTGCTGCAGTTTCTCGCGGTAGGCCGGGCGGCAGTTCCGATCGCCCAGGCTGGTCAGCTCGAGGCGGAAGCCGGTCAGCCCCACCGACCGGTAGCAGCGGTCCGCCAGCGCGATGACCTCGGCGTCCATGAGCGGGTCGTCGACGCCGATCGCCTCGACGCCCACCTGCTGCAGCTGGCGGTAGCGGCCCGCCTGGGGGCGCTCGTAGCGGAAGAACGGGCCGTAATAGTTCAGCTTCACCGGCAGGTAGCCGCGGTCCATGTTGTGCTCGATGAACGCGCGCATCACCCCGGCCGTGCCCTCCGGGCGCAGCGTGACAGAGCGCCCGCCGCGGTCCTCGAACGTGTACATCTCCTTGCTCACCACGTCCGTGGACTCGCCGACGCCGCGTGCGAACAGCGTCGTGTCCTCGAACACCGGCAGCTCGATGTGCTGGTACCCGGCAAGGCGCGCCTGGCGGGCGAACTCGTCGCGCACGTGGATGAACGCCGCGGAGGCCGGGGGGACGTAGTCCGGCACGCCCTTCGGCGCGGACAGCTTCTGGAACTGGTCGTTCTGGTTCTCGCTCACGGTCAGTCAGTCTAGTTCAGCGGCTCCGGCGCAGGAACGGGTTGGTGGCGCGCTCGTGGGCAACCGTCGTCGCCGGGCCGTGGCCGGGCAGGACGTCGAGCGCGTCGTCGAGGTTCCACACCGGCCCGCGCAGGCTTTCCAGCATCTGCGCCGGGTCCGAGTCCGGCAGGTCGGTGCGCCCGATCGA encodes:
- the hisS gene encoding histidine--tRNA ligase is translated as MSENQNDQFQKLSAPKGVPDYVPPASAAFIHVRDEFARQARLAGYQHIELPVFEDTTLFARGVGESTDVVSKEMYTFEDRGGRSVTLRPEGTAGVMRAFIEHNMDRGYLPVKLNYYGPFFRYERPQAGRYRQLQQVGVEAIGVDDPLMDAEVIALADRCYRSVGLTGFRLELTSLGDRNCRPAYREKLQQFLFDLPLDEETRHRAEINPLRVLDDKRESVREMTADAPLMLDHLCDECRTHFETVTGALDAFGVPYVINPRMVRGLDYYTKTTFEFVHDGLGAQSGIGGGGRYDGLMSQIGGPDLSGIGFGLGVDRTVLALEAEAIELEEASHRVDVFGIAIGDEARVKMSSLIDELRAAGVSADMAYGSRGLKGSMKGADRAGARYALVLGERELEAGEVAVKNLAEHTQESVALTAEAVARAIR